The nucleotide window AAAAACTTATATATAAACAAAATAAAGATAAATCTGAGTCTGGCACATTTTCTTGTGTGCTCTGTTTCAAGATGTGTCTGCATTACTTTTCAGAAGTCATATATGATATATTGAATGAATTCGTTGCTGATGTAGAATACAATCACGTCATATTTGTTATTGCTTTTTTTTTCCTATTGCAAAGCTGCATGACGTCTGGAGTGCTGATAAATTAGGCCATCAAACGTTCTATTTCAATCAtctgtttattttttttattattcccCAGGTTGACTATGAAATGGCACTGGACTACGCCATGCAGAGTGGAGTAAGCCAGGAGCCCCGAGAAGCAATATATTTGAACTCACTTGAAGGATCTTACAAGTTTGTCGACTTACAGAGTCCAGTCTTCGTGTTCAGATTTGTTCCTTGAGAGGGAAACTTACACGTCCACCGCCCTCAGGCCCATCAATACCAAATTCCCATAGTTCTTAGGATGGAAACTGTCCATCAATTGTATTGATATTGTACCTGTTGAACTTTATGCTTAAGCTGTTTTGACTGAGCTGTTCATGTAGCGTAGGCATTAGTGCATTACAAGTTGCCAAGTAGCTTGAACCTAGGATGCCTGGGTGGGGGGTCTTTTTTTTAATAAACATCACTTTTTTTGTGCTTTtaatgtattttttatttttatgccaacCAATTTGCATGATCCTTGTTAGTTGTTACTGCTATTGCCATATTCTAATCCTTAACTAATTGGCCActtctttatttctttttttcctttgatAATTATGTTATGTCCACCATGACATCTCGCCTGACCTGGTGAACTAGCTCGTCCTCAACCTGCAATGTTGGATAGAGATTTGATGAATGTTGCATCCTCCATTGAATTTTATGTATCCAGTTGATTTGCCCATTTGATTAGTAATCGGAGGGTGCCTCTATATAGTCGAACCCATAGTATCTTTTTTTCTGGTTGTGGTAATGCATGTCCTTCTGGATGATTGGTACTGGTGGCAGTTTGGCTATTGTCCATGGAATTGCTTGGGTAGACATATATGGAAAGGAAAACATTGTGGATTCTGCTAGATGGTGGCAATTCCAATCGGTAAGCAATTGAGTATATTCTTTCTATGATTCTGAATGGCACAAAATATTTAGGAGgtaattttgttttgttgctGTTGTTATTGCCATGGTTGTCATGCCAGGAGTTTTAGCTATACATAATCTCCGATGTTGAAGTGTCTCTCAATGGATGTGCTTCTCATTTACAGTGCTTTTGATATTGGTTCTAGGCTTCTTGCAACCTTTCATGAGTGGTAGTCAACAAGTTATCCCTTTTAGTTTCAGACAATAAGTCTTCCAATGCACCTATTTCAAATGTTTTTATTGTTGCAATGATGTTGTTTGTAATGCCGAGGGGTAGGATGTCTTGTAGCAATATACGGCTCAGGGTAGCTATTGTATCCAATCTTTGGATTTATGACCTGAAAAGCAGCGTAAATATATTACGATTACCTTGTTGACACCTTCTGATTGGCCATCTGATTGATGATAATCTGTTGAATTCATGTTTAACTTAACCTCTGTTAATTTGAACAATTGCTTCCAAAATTTAGTTGTTAGGACCACGTCTCTGTCACTTacgattagggatgaaaacggtacggatattttccgtccgtattcgaaaccgaatccgtttagaggggttgagatctgtccgtatctaaGTCCGGATATCTAACATCCGAtatcgtatccgtatccgaatactcaaatcgcatatttatgatgtcgatattcaatcgtatcctatccgatatagttgacactgtccgtattcgaatctgaatccggacagaaatatgaaaacaaatataatatcggtgatatctgtccgtatccgatccgttttcatccctacttacgGTCGCTCACCGATCAGAACAGATGCGATGTAATCCGACAATTCTGCACTATTGTAGAGTGGCTATGCATATGTATTTGGGAAAATATGTCTTTAGATTTTACGATGGATTAAGCAAAAGTTTTAGGAAAAACAGTAACCTACAGAGGTGATAGATTAAACAAGTAGACTCTATTAAATGGACCCTTACTAGCAAGGGGGTCTTTACTATTCACCCAATGTATAAAAGAATAGTAAACCAAATAGCTATGCCTCGAAATAAAGCCCTTTGGAAGCTCAAGGCACCCCTAAAAGTCAAAATTTTTGTTTGGTTCTTAATAAAATGGGGGTGATTTTAACGAAAGACAAATGCTTAAAACAAAATTGGAAGGGTGATGAAAAGTGTTGTTTTTGTAACAACAAAGAAACCATCCAACATTTATTTTTTGAGTGCCATGTAGCACGCTTTATTTGGAGGATTGCTCACATAGCCTTTGGTTTACAACCACCAAGAGATATgactagtttttttttaaacatGTTAGCCTTTGGTTTACAACCACCAAGAGATATATGACTAGTTTTTTCTAAACATGTTACAACAAGTAGACTCAAAGTTGCGACCTCAAATTCGAGTAGGAGCAAGCGCAATATTTTGGTCTATATGGTTGACCAAAAATGATGTAATATTTgacaaaaaaatattttactcctatttACAGGTTATTTTCAGGGCGACTTACTAGACGCAGTTCTGGTCCACACTTTAAAAGGAGGACGATCAACCAAATTTGAAAAGGGCATGCCGAGTGATGGAGATTGTAGCTATGGAAATTTTTGCTAAGAATGGATGGTTGCTTTCTAATAGGCTTAGAGCTTAATTTATTTATACAGTCTCATACTTTTGATGCTTTTTGTGAACTTTTCTACATCAGCTGGTGGCTGAAATGTTGTAATAATAATTGGTTGAGTGCAAAACTCTGATAGAGGCCGGAATAAAaattcctttatctaaaaaaaaacaGAGGTGATAGATTCTCAAAATATGCTCAGTTTATACCGTTGGCCCATCCACACACAGCCGCTACAGTGCGCAGAACATCTGAACCGTCCAATTGTCTCCATAGCAGCGTTGGTCTTCGGGGTGAGAATTCAGCAAAGGCAAATTTCAGTAAGGCGTTCCgaaattttttgcaaaatgtAACTGTAtgtttatttagcaattagtgtttaattatagtttaattatgtttaaaagattcgtctcgtggattttgtctaaactgtgtaattagttttattttttatttatatttaatgtttcatgcatgcgtccaaagatttgatgtgacggaaaattttaaaaattttggcaaaatgaaGTGAAACTAAACCGGCCCTAAAGTCAGATCTGATTCAGTGTTGCTGCACCAAGAACCGAGGAGAACATGACGGGGGAAGGCAACGGCCGCGCGGAGCTTCCCCGGATCGCGGTGATCGGCGCCGGCATCTTCGCGCGCACGCAGTACATCCCAAGGCTCCGCGAGATCGCGTACCTCGTCGTCCTCAAGGCCATCAGGAGCCGCACCCAGGTGTGTGCCCATCCCCCCACACAAATTCACGGCTCAATCAGTCCCTCGGCATGCAGCATCGGAAATCTCTGTAACTACTGCACTATACATGCTGGAAGTCTGCAGTCCCTGCATAGGCGCAGTGCGTGATGCGCTGCAGAAAAGAGGGATTGTAGTGTCTGACTATTTTCGCACATTCTTTCAGGAATCTGCAAAGGCGGCCGCGGAGCTTGCTCGTGGCTTTGCGCCTGATATCGAGTGCAAGTGGGGTGATGCGGGCCTGGAGGAGATCATGGGAGATAGTTCAATCATGGGCGTTGCTGTTGTTCTCGCTGGGCAAGTCCAGGTCGGTGTTCCCACTCGGAAGAGTTGACATATAGCATGAAGCATTAGTGTCTAGTTCACTACACAATTACATGATCAAGCCAAGCAACAAACCTCTTTAATGACACTTTAAAATTTTACTATTACTGAACATTGTATCCTCTGTCCTTAGATTTCTTCATACAAAGCTAGTATTAAGTTTTACAGTTTTGCTCACTATTCCAGATAACTACTATTTGATGCAAACTGCAATTTCTTGTTGTTTCTGATCATCCACATTCCACAACCACAAGCATGCTACCGCTGTGTTTTCAGTGCTCCATTTCTTTCAATAACCAATTGTTCAATATTTCACGCAATTCTCCGTGTCATATCTAACCAATTGTTCTATATTTCGCGCAATTCTCCGTGCCATATCTATTTGTCCAATGATAGTGTTCCAAAAATCATTTTATGTTAACTACTTTCTTAATTCTACTTCACTTCTGGATCAAAGAAATGATACTATCAGAGGCGGAGCTTAGTGAGGGGCAAGTGGGCATGCATTTCACCACTTTTTAACATGCATTTCACCACTTTTTAACTTCTAATGAAATACTAACCTGCTGTCCTGCTCCCCTCTCCTTGCATTTCATATCATATTGGTCCCCTCTCCTTTCATGCCCAGGCTCTGCCACTGGATCCTATGTTGGGTTATAACGTCAATCTAACAACCTGTTGAGTCTTCAAGAGTCTTACCCACTTATGGTATTGTCCAAACCTGCAGGTTGAGCTTTCCCTAAAGATGCTCAAGGCTGGAAAAcatgttattcaaggtaaataaaaatacaaaaatgaTCTTAATGACATGATTTGCGGTACTTTAGTAGCTGCAATGAAAGAGGAGTCCAATTCATCCTTAAGGAAAAAAAGACTCTAGTTCTTTCTCTTGTTATCTTATTAGTCTGTATTTCTCTGCTAAATGAAAATAGCCAATGCTGTCCAATATTCTAATTTATTTATTTCTGTTTGCATGATATATTTTCCTGTGTCATGAAGAGAAACCTGCTTCTGGATGTAAGTACATTTTGCTTTCTTTGTATCTTTTGTTAGCGTTATAGTGGACAGAAGGTACATCTGATATGCATTgtcataaaaattttagcaacaACAGAAGCAGAAACTGCACTGTCAATCTACAACTCGCTTCCAAACCAGTTCCCGCATAAACCCATTTGGGCTGTCGGTGAGAACTACAGATTCGAACCTGCCTTTATTGAGGTACAGTCGCAacattctctctcttttttttttgccccAGTTGGTGTTTAACTAATCTATCTCGGTCATCTAATCTGTTTATTCTTATCTACAGTCAAGCAAGCTGATCAATGATATCGGGGATATGATGCACATCCAAGTTATCATCGAAGGGTCAATGAACAGTTCAAACCCATATTTCAATAGCACCTGGAGACGCAATTTTGTGGTAAAGAACATTACTGTGCATTTTTCCCCTTGTGTTAGGTGCTCCATCTTCTGTTTCCATAGTGGCTCTTATACCTTATAAAATTCCAAGCTGCAGCACAAATATGTGAAGTAGGCAATGGGTAAGGACTAGTTAAGTTTCAGATTACTGGAATAGCTCATGTGAGGTTCATTGATTTTACAAATTATATGCTAATGTTACTAAACATTAGGTATTTGATTGTCAAACTAAAATGCTTTTTTTCCTGCAAAACTATCGTCTTATGAATTACAGTGCAATATAATTTGCATACCTTTTCTATTCAGTGTGAATTTAACTTTCTAGTCAATAAAACTGTAGTACTCTGTTTGCTTGTCGAATGATAGTTTTCCTGGTTTTCTATTTTACAgtacaacaacaagaacaaagcctttaagtcccaaacaagttggggtaggctagagttgaaacccagcagaagcaatcaaggttcaggcacgtgaatagctgtcttccaagcactcctatctaaggctaagtctttggatatattccatcctttcaagcaATGGCGGATGCAGAACAAAATTTAAGGGGgggctggtctcttcttcttcctctctatccatttttcttcttttctccacTTCTTCGTCTCcatcaccctccccatattttcattgatgcaccagctgtaggggggctggagcccccccagccccccctgtaGATCCGCTCCtgctttcaagtctccttttattgtctctacccaagtcaacttcggtcttcctctgcctctcttcacgttactatgctggtttaggattccactacacactggtgcctctggaggtcttcgttggacatgtccaaaccatctcaaccggtgttggacaatcttttcttcaattggtgctacccctaatttatcacgtatatcatagttccgaactcgatcccttcttgtatgaccgcaaatccaacgcaacatacgcatttccacgacacttatctgttgaacatgtcgtcttttcgtaggccaacattctacaccatacaacatagcaggtctaatcgccgtcctataaaacttgccttttaacttCTGTGGTATCCTTTTAttacataggacaccagatgcttggcgtccacttcatccaccctgttttgattctatggctaacatcttcatcaatatccccgtctctctgtagcactgATCCTAAATCTCGAAAGGTatcttcctaggcactacttgaccttccaaactaatatcttcctcctcccgagtagtagtgccaaagtcacatctcatatactcagttttagttctactgagtttaaaacctttggactccaaagtctctcgtcataactccagtttctgattcactcttgttcggctttcatcaactagcactacatcgttcccgaaaagcatacaccaagggatgtccccttgtatgtcccttgtaacctcatccatcactaaacaaacagataagggctcaaaactgacccttgatgtagtgctatcctaatcaggaagtcatccatgtctccatcacttgttcgaactctagtcacaacattgttgtacatgtccttaatgagcctgacgtacttcgttgggactttatgtccaaagcccaccacataacattccttggtattctatcataagccttctccaagtcaataaaaaccttgtgtaggtccttcttcttctccctataccgctccatcacTTGTCTTATTACGAGaatagcttccatggttgaccttccgggcatgaaaccaaattggttcatagagacccgcgttattgctctcaagcgatgctcgataactctctttcatagcttcatagtatgactcatcaacttaattccccggtaattagtacaactttaaaTATTccttttattcttgtagatcggtaccaatatacttctcctccactcatcaggtatcttgttcgatcgaaaaatatggttgaacagcttggttagccatattatagctatgtccccgaggcatctccacacctcgattgagataccatccggtcccatcgctttacctcctttcatccttttcaacgcctctctgacctcagattcttggattctccgcacaaagcgcctattggtgtcatcaaaagagtcatccaactgaaaggttgtgtccgtattctcaccattgaacaatttgtcaaaatactcttaccatcgatgtcggatctcatcctccttcaccaagagatttcatccttaatgcacttaactgtcagtagttagcctagtgttctTGTTTTTCTAAGTTACCTACTATAGATATTTACTATTCACTATAATGTGTTTCCTTAgcaaccaagttgatcatggtgccttggcaaccaagtaggaatcatagcatctACTTTATTcagttagaatatgctaaggagtaggtataccacttgcctatatatgcagtggttagcatcttTGTATCATCAAGTCATTTTCTgcaattcaatacaatccaagcggcctgttggccaagctgccctctggcagccaacaattggtatcagagccggttgagaGACAGGGAAGAGAATGGCCACCTCcgcagagagagagagcagcagcagcagccgccgccgccgagcagcgGGCGCAGCGTCTGGCCGCGGCAGAGGCCACAGCCGCGCAGGCGCAGCAGGCCGCGGAGGCCGCCCAGCAGCAGCTCGGAACGCGGCCGCCACGGCCGCGGCTCTGCGTCGAGAGTTGGTGGAGGATCCGCCGCGTGATCGCCACCCGTTTCCGCGGAGGAGTCCGGAGCGCGAGCGCAGGCAGACGCGGTCGCCCGATCGGGATCAGGATCGCCGCCGCGGACGGGCCAGGGGCCGCTCGCCGGTGATCCAGACCGTGTACAAGGACTCTGGCGCAAGTTCCACCTGGCCGATGCTCAACAAGACAAATTACCATGAGTGGGCCTCGATCATGAAGCTGAAGCTCCAGGCGCGGCAACTCTGGGATGCGATCGAGTACCAGGACCTGCCATACCATGAGGACAGGCGCACGGTGGAGGCGATCATCGCCGCCGTGCCACAGGAGATGTAGATGCCCCTGTCCGAGAAGGGATCGGCCAAGGAGGCCTgggactccatcgccgccgcgcgGATCGGAGTCGATCGAGTGCGTCGCGCCACGCTCCAGCGACTCCGCAGCGACTGGGAGAAGCTCGCCTTCCGTCCAGGTGAGCAGATCGAGGACTTCACCCTTCGCTTGATGGCCCTGAAGCAAGCAGCTTCTTCTCCACGgcgacaacgacatcgatgaaGAGCGCGCGGTGGAGAGACTCCTTCGCGCCGTGCCGCCGAAGTACGCTCAGCTCCGGATCGCCATCGAGACGTTTCTGGACTTCCAGGACCTCACCATCGAGGAGGTGTCTGGGCGCTTGAAGACGGTGGACGACATGGAGGCGTTGGACGCGGAACCGGCCGCCATCGGTGGACTGCTGCTGACGAGGGAGCAGTGGCGtgccaaggagaaggaggaggctgcCGCTTCCGCGTCGGGCAAGGAACCACGACGTCGTCCACGCGGTGGCAAGAAGCAGCGCGAGAAGGGAAATCGCGGTGGAGGAGACAGAGACGGTGGCGACGATCGCGGGGTAAACGACGACACCTGCCTCAACTGTGGTGATCGCGGCCACTGGGCGCGCGACTGCCGCCAGCCGcgccgtggtggtggtgaccgcggcggcggcggtggcaaccaACACGGAGGAGGCAACCGTGTTGGAGGTGATCGAGGTGGAcggcgcggtggagggcgtggcggtgCTGCGCACGTCGCAGAAGCAGAGGACGATGATGGTGCTCTGTTTTTCGCCCACGGCTTCCTCAAGCTTGACGAGAAGGGCGAAGCCGTCTGCTCCAAGGCCACGGTCTCCCTCGACATCAACAAGCCCCGCGCGCGTGTCTTCCTCAACACCAGCGCCAACGAGGAGGCGCTCGACGGATGGTACCTCGACAGCGGGGCCATGCATCACATGACCGGCCGCCGGGAGCTCTTCGCCGAGCTCGACACCACGGCGCGCGGCACGGTGCGTTTCGGCGACTCGTCTCGAGTGGAAATCAAGGGGACCGGCTCCATCGTCTTCCAGGCCAAAAACGGAGAGCAACGCGTCCTCCACGGCGTCTTCTACATCCCAGCGCTCCGGAACTCGATTATGAGTTTGGGGCAGCTCGACGAAGGAGGCTTCAGGGTGGAGATTGATCATGGAGTGCTCCGCATCTGGGACCGGCGTAGTCGTCTTCTCGCCAAGGTACATCGCGGGCCCAGTCGGCTGTACGTCCTGCACTTGGAGGCCGTGCAGCCGGTATGTCTTGCCGCCACGAAGGAGGACGAGTCATGGAGGTGGCATGAGCGCTACGGGCATCTCAGCTTCGAGGCGCTGCACCAGCTCGGCAAGAAGGAGATGGTGAGGGGGATGCCGGTGATCAAGCATGCAGAGCAAGTCTGCGACACCTGCGTCACTAccaagctccgccgcaagccATTTCCGCAGCAGGTGCAGTACCGCGCGCAGGCGCCCCTGGACCTCGTCCATGGCGACTTGTGTGGGCCGGTGACGCCGGCGACGCCAGGAGGGCGCCGCTACTTCTTGCTGATGGCGGACAACGCCACCCGCTTCATGTGGGCGGTGCTTCTGCCGACCAAGGATGCTGCTGCGGATGCCGTGAAGCGGGTGAAGGCCGAAGCAGAGAAGGAGACCGGCCGTGAGCTCAAGGTACTGCGGACCGACAATGGAGGAgagttcaccgtcggcgagctggcGCAGTACTTTGCCGCCGAAGGAGTCAAGCGGCACTACTCTGCACCACACTCACCGCAACAAAACGGCGTTGTGGAACGG belongs to Miscanthus floridulus cultivar M001 chromosome 4, ASM1932011v1, whole genome shotgun sequence and includes:
- the LOC136549722 gene encoding dehydrogenase FPY6-like, whose translation is MTGEGNGRAELPRIAVIGAGIFARTQYIPRLREIAYLVVLKAIRSRTQESAKAAAELARGFAPDIECKWGDAGLEEIMGDSSIMGVAVVLAGQVQVELSLKMLKAGKHVIQEKPASGSTTEAETALSIYNSLPNQFPHKPIWAVGENYRFEPAFIESSKLINDIGDMMHIQVIIEGSMNSSNPYFNSTWRRNFVGGFILDMGVHFIAGLRMLVGSEITSVSSISRHVDMTLPPPDNICSLFQLENGCAGVFVFAVNSRSQKILWRVDGTKGTIQVERGVDSGKHGYQVLFSGENGQCQKTFYPFCGVNEELKTFVQDMLAAGKDGDHKAEPRSSYVEGACDVAVLEAMLESSAKQGAPVQVKRF